In one window of Thalassotalea agarivorans DNA:
- a CDS encoding M56 family metallopeptidase codes for MLNEVLNSPVLYSLAVSLLHFLWQGLLIAAVLRIYLLITPVNRSKARYNAACSAMLMCLIAPIVTFALVFEPQLASVVEQHYVSFQIVSNETTILGVRSNQYLPYLSVGWFASVFILTVKLALDLKAVNQLPKDSFTPKDPELLATFLRLCDQIGLSKVPAFLLSKKATVPMALGWLKPTVLIPTSMLTGLTPAQLEMLILHELAHVKRHDYIVNFVQTLVEILLFFHPAVGWISYQIRNERECCTDDLAVSCCGKPLDYARTLADTASVCLADNDNQTRSLAIAASGGELKKRVVRLVHPQHYSAQSRVAKRLALFTSALTITLTALLVAAEDKKMIPSLAAKTDNLLEIRFSQLNFETMTSFKNGTLDKVATNLIGMLPLYQAPVPFARTDEDNILLIKSAAEARRIELQRLRQEQLEQNKQRQMRKKIVRLPMPVAPQLQQAILLKQKQPQYPYLAQRRGIEMNVKVDFTIDEMGQIRNIQIEDKPKVRYFKSSIKKALKKWQFEPATENGKAIESQMSKVFAFNLA; via the coding sequence ATGCTTAACGAAGTTCTAAATAGCCCTGTGTTATATAGTCTAGCTGTATCTTTGCTGCACTTTTTGTGGCAAGGGCTTCTTATTGCTGCCGTCCTCAGAATCTACCTGTTAATCACTCCTGTTAACCGTTCAAAAGCTCGATATAACGCCGCGTGTTCAGCAATGTTAATGTGCTTAATTGCACCCATTGTTACTTTTGCACTCGTTTTTGAGCCTCAATTAGCGTCCGTGGTGGAACAGCATTATGTGTCGTTCCAAATTGTCTCAAACGAAACCACGATTCTCGGTGTGCGAAGCAACCAGTATCTTCCCTATTTGTCCGTTGGTTGGTTTGCCAGCGTATTTATTCTAACGGTTAAACTTGCCCTCGACTTAAAAGCAGTTAATCAGCTACCAAAAGACTCATTCACTCCTAAAGATCCGGAATTACTGGCGACGTTTTTACGCTTATGTGATCAAATAGGTTTGAGTAAGGTGCCTGCATTTTTGCTATCGAAAAAAGCAACTGTGCCAATGGCATTAGGATGGTTAAAACCGACCGTATTAATTCCAACAAGCATGCTGACGGGTTTAACTCCTGCACAATTAGAAATGCTTATATTGCATGAATTGGCGCATGTTAAACGACACGACTACATTGTTAATTTCGTGCAAACGCTGGTCGAAATATTGTTGTTTTTCCATCCGGCTGTTGGCTGGATTTCATATCAGATTCGCAATGAAAGAGAATGTTGTACCGACGATTTAGCCGTAAGTTGCTGTGGTAAGCCGCTAGATTATGCGCGCACTTTAGCAGACACCGCGAGTGTTTGTTTAGCTGATAACGACAACCAAACGCGCTCGCTAGCTATTGCGGCTTCCGGTGGTGAGTTAAAAAAACGTGTTGTAAGACTAGTTCATCCACAGCACTACAGCGCCCAGAGTCGAGTTGCCAAACGCCTAGCACTTTTCACTTCAGCACTAACCATCACGTTAACCGCGTTATTGGTGGCTGCAGAAGACAAAAAAATGATCCCAAGTTTAGCGGCGAAAACCGACAACTTATTAGAGATTCGTTTCTCCCAATTAAATTTTGAAACCATGACGAGTTTCAAAAATGGCACGCTAGATAAAGTTGCAACTAATCTAATCGGCATGCTGCCACTTTATCAAGCACCAGTGCCATTTGCCCGCACTGATGAAGACAATATTTTGTTGATCAAAAGCGCTGCTGAAGCGAGACGCATTGAGTTACAACGTTTAAGGCAAGAGCAGCTTGAGCAAAACAAACAACGACAAATGCGCAAAAAGATTGTGCGCTTGCCAATGCCAGTTGCACCACAGTTACAACAGGCGATACTGCTTAAACAAAAACAGCCTCAGTATCCTTATTTAGCGCAGCGACGTGGCATAGAAATGAATGTCAAAGTCGACTTCACCATTGACGAGATGGGGCAAATTCGAAACATTCAAATCGAAGACAAACCAAAGGTCAGATACTTTAAATCAAGTATCAAGAAGGCATTGAAAAAGTGGCAGTTTGAACCTGCCACTGAAAATGGTAAAGCCATTGAAAGTCAAATGAGCAAGGTCTTTGCTTTCAATTTGGCTTAA
- a CDS encoding DUF4442 domain-containing protein, with protein sequence MANRLNKAVQFVYKMPKAWHSFLLTKLFNTQVKYAGTSKIKLLKVSEEEAILTIPNKKPIQNHIGGVHACAAALLAESTTGIVVGVNLPDDKIPLIKSMTIKYKKRMQGGLIAKATLSPAYIARMKNEEKGDFIVPINIVDESGEEPIEALMEWAWISKKK encoded by the coding sequence ATGGCTAATCGTTTAAATAAAGCCGTTCAATTTGTCTACAAAATGCCCAAGGCATGGCATTCGTTTTTGCTGACTAAACTGTTTAACACGCAGGTAAAGTATGCAGGAACATCGAAAATCAAACTGTTGAAAGTGAGTGAAGAGGAAGCAATCCTTACCATTCCTAACAAAAAGCCAATTCAAAATCATATTGGTGGGGTTCATGCTTGTGCTGCGGCATTACTTGCTGAATCAACAACGGGCATTGTCGTTGGCGTGAACTTGCCAGACGATAAAATCCCGCTGATCAAATCGATGACGATAAAGTACAAAAAGCGCATGCAAGGTGGCTTAATCGCAAAAGCGACACTATCTCCGGCATATATTGCGCGTATGAAGAATGAGGAAAAAGGTGATTTCATCGTGCCAATCAACATTGTTGATGAAAGCGGTGAAGAACCTATTGAAGCGCTAATGGAATGGGCGTGGATATCAAAGAAAAAGTAG
- a CDS encoding type 1 glutamine amidotransferase domain-containing protein produces MKTKFQKNLAITLFTLICSLGNSAQADNKNILMVLSSYGEKNEQGELIKPGYEFDEMSKSYLVFKSAGTNVTFASPSGGELITDNFDTEKPYNKQFLTDQQAVTLLKQTKSLSTINPNMYDAIYVVGGKGPMYDLAKDQKLKQLIKSIYEQNGIVAAVCHGPAALLDIKLSNGEYLLAGKRISAFTNLEEQAFTKKWQLPFSLEDQIKAQGAQLIKDGLMLNQVSIDGRLVTGQNPFSTADSAIAVVEKLGLATDNLPQFKDDNTIKLVEQFYVDSQAAKQTFETSKQDYSPMLLAMFGVYQSKYANTEAERNVALMLMELTSKDIDHPMLYTAIAQTYLDQNNPQQAINVLKHSKTKFPENEQINILLDEATKS; encoded by the coding sequence ATGAAAACAAAATTTCAAAAAAACTTAGCAATAACTTTGTTTACGTTAATCTGTAGTTTGGGCAATTCAGCGCAAGCAGATAACAAAAATATTTTAATGGTACTGAGTAGTTACGGCGAAAAAAATGAGCAAGGAGAGCTGATAAAGCCTGGTTATGAATTTGATGAAATGAGTAAGTCATACCTTGTATTTAAGTCTGCAGGTACTAACGTAACATTTGCTTCGCCAAGTGGCGGTGAACTCATTACAGACAATTTTGACACTGAAAAACCTTACAACAAACAATTTCTTACTGATCAGCAAGCAGTCACATTGCTAAAACAAACCAAATCATTGAGCACCATCAATCCAAACATGTATGACGCCATATACGTGGTTGGAGGCAAAGGACCAATGTATGACTTGGCTAAAGACCAAAAGCTAAAACAATTGATCAAATCAATCTATGAGCAAAACGGTATTGTTGCTGCAGTATGCCATGGTCCTGCCGCGCTTTTGGATATAAAACTTAGCAATGGAGAATATCTACTTGCAGGCAAGCGAATATCAGCTTTTACCAACCTTGAGGAACAAGCGTTTACCAAGAAATGGCAATTACCTTTTTCATTAGAGGATCAAATAAAGGCACAAGGCGCTCAACTAATAAAAGATGGATTGATGCTAAATCAAGTAAGCATTGATGGCCGTTTAGTGACAGGACAAAATCCTTTTTCAACGGCAGATAGCGCTATTGCGGTTGTTGAAAAGTTGGGATTAGCCACAGACAATCTGCCCCAATTCAAAGACGACAATACAATAAAACTAGTAGAGCAGTTTTATGTTGATAGTCAGGCTGCAAAGCAAACTTTTGAGACCAGCAAGCAAGATTACAGCCCTATGCTACTGGCCATGTTCGGTGTTTACCAAAGTAAATATGCCAATACTGAAGCTGAGCGCAACGTTGCGTTAATGCTAATGGAGTTAACGTCAAAAGATATTGACCATCCAATGTTATATACCGCAATTGCACAAACCTATTTAGACCAAAACAATCCACAACAAGCTATCAACGTTTTGAAGCACTCAAAAACTAAGTTTCCTGAAAACGAACAGATTAACATCCTGCTTGATGAGGCGACAAAATCATGA
- a CDS encoding glycerophosphodiester phosphodiesterase, which produces MLVVAHRGASHNCPENTVLAFEQALVEGADGIELDVHLHKSGELIVCHDHYIDRISSLDGDLNDFTLKQLQQIALPQNQHISLLSEILRRINGRCIVNIELKTADCDKNTLARLCRVLEQTLYEATTSFNFKPKQLIVSSFNHPLIGYLANKISDFPVSPLTASCPLSLSGFATKLNASGLHVTIDCLNKEIVDDAKKNGLYVWVYTVDRAQDIERCYALGVDAIITNTPASTIQELKIILK; this is translated from the coding sequence ATGCTGGTTGTTGCACATCGAGGCGCAAGTCATAACTGCCCAGAAAACACAGTGCTTGCCTTTGAACAAGCACTTGTCGAAGGGGCTGATGGCATTGAACTTGATGTGCATCTGCATAAAAGTGGTGAGCTGATTGTTTGCCACGATCATTACATTGACCGCATTAGCTCGCTTGATGGCGACTTAAACGATTTTACCTTAAAGCAGCTGCAACAAATTGCTTTGCCTCAAAACCAACACATATCTTTGCTCAGTGAAATACTAAGACGCATTAATGGTCGTTGCATCGTCAACATCGAACTTAAGACTGCCGATTGTGATAAAAATACGCTAGCTAGGCTTTGTCGCGTGCTTGAACAAACACTGTACGAAGCCACCACAAGCTTTAACTTTAAGCCAAAGCAGTTGATTGTCTCCTCATTTAATCACCCGCTAATTGGATACCTTGCTAACAAAATTTCTGATTTTCCAGTTTCGCCGTTAACAGCAAGCTGCCCACTCAGTCTGTCGGGTTTTGCGACGAAGCTTAATGCATCAGGGTTACATGTCACCATAGATTGCTTAAATAAAGAAATTGTTGATGACGCGAAAAAAAATGGACTGTACGTATGGGTGTATACCGTAGATCGAGCACAAGATATTGAACGATGTTATGCGCTAGGCGTCGATGCAATAATAACTAATACCCCTGCTAGCACAATTCAAGAATTAAAAATTATTTTAAAATAA
- a CDS encoding sensor histidine kinase, giving the protein MFSNQIRSRIFVYFIASSAIIFLVLSALSLLFSYLVEDSLFDKLLKSELSHVQQQIENGQMPEPNLSFVSFYASKNELPKAIQGLLNEEPNRIEFPGDNDKHYHLKALDSGYLVAEVSEYLIVRDMKSGMFKTQFIFLLLTACVVAFVSWRLAKRIVKPIDNLMDVLSEVDAQTIPSGFSDSFAHDEIGLFAKKLDLAMHRIDQFIQREQQFTRDVSHELRTPIAISDGALTLIKGTDLQPDQITLINRIADAQKQMQSFISALLALARETDFEQETISLLPLLEACIVEHHGLLEGKDIALHLDVSRDVCLVSNKQALAMIVGNLLANAFQHTQQGVINIAYQDNRLDIRDSGEGIAPEIYKDVYRTGVKGEQSAGFGIGLSLVKRLCEKVDISISISSDNSGTLVRLTLPTGRHDNVV; this is encoded by the coding sequence ATGTTTTCAAATCAAATTCGGTCTCGCATTTTTGTTTATTTTATTGCTAGCTCGGCCATTATCTTTTTAGTTCTATCAGCTTTGTCTTTGCTGTTTTCGTATCTAGTAGAAGATTCGTTGTTCGACAAACTATTAAAAAGCGAATTGTCACATGTTCAACAACAAATTGAAAACGGGCAAATGCCTGAGCCAAATCTGTCCTTTGTCAGCTTTTATGCCTCTAAAAATGAGTTGCCAAAGGCAATTCAAGGCTTACTAAACGAAGAACCAAATCGTATTGAATTTCCAGGCGACAACGATAAACACTACCACCTAAAAGCACTAGATAGTGGTTACTTAGTGGCGGAAGTTAGCGAGTATCTCATTGTTCGGGATATGAAAAGTGGCATGTTTAAAACCCAGTTTATCTTTTTACTGTTAACAGCATGTGTCGTTGCGTTTGTGTCTTGGAGACTAGCAAAACGTATTGTTAAGCCTATAGATAATTTAATGGATGTGTTGTCTGAAGTGGATGCACAGACAATTCCGAGCGGATTTTCAGATTCGTTTGCACATGATGAAATTGGACTTTTTGCAAAGAAACTCGATCTTGCCATGCATCGAATAGATCAGTTTATTCAAAGGGAACAGCAATTCACTCGGGACGTATCGCACGAGCTTCGCACCCCTATAGCCATCAGTGATGGCGCTTTAACGCTGATTAAAGGCACCGATTTGCAACCGGATCAGATAACGCTAATAAACCGAATTGCCGATGCGCAAAAGCAAATGCAGTCTTTTATTAGCGCTCTGCTCGCGTTAGCACGAGAAACTGATTTTGAGCAGGAAACTATTTCGCTTTTACCACTACTCGAAGCATGTATTGTTGAACACCACGGGTTATTGGAAGGCAAAGATATAGCATTGCATCTAGACGTATCAAGAGATGTATGCCTAGTATCTAACAAACAAGCACTTGCTATGATCGTTGGTAATCTACTCGCTAATGCTTTTCAACATACGCAGCAAGGGGTTATTAACATCGCCTATCAAGATAATCGTTTAGATATTCGAGATTCCGGCGAAGGGATCGCACCTGAAATATACAAAGATGTATACCGGACTGGCGTAAAAGGAGAGCAAAGCGCAGGTTTTGGAATAGGTTTATCTTTAGTTAAGCGTTTATGCGAAAAAGTTGATATATCAATTTCAATTTCTTCTGATAACTCAGGCACCTTAGTTCGATTAACCTTGCCGACAGGCAGACATGATAACGTAGTTTAA
- a CDS encoding alpha/beta hydrolase family protein — protein sequence MNWLKQNWKKMMTSIIGVLAVLGAIWYAIWGLKDYQVNPEIIAKRYQYQTSAINMKMQQQSANSYSFTYTSFDGANVNGRIQYPVNVHADSNDKYPVLIGIHAMGRSENRWWMDSFKQRPTLEQTHKITEQALESGYIVIAIDSRNHGKRKDAAYSIIDIMDDMHFWGERDPYEQMVVDTVKDYRVLLDWMDNQSQFDKEQTHVAGYSMGAQVSLLLASTDQRIEHVLSIVPPYLDDKTAIVAPKNFARAINVDTLWLVTANDDEYASKSENQELFEMIAIDDKKHIQFDGGHVLPTGYYNQLSGWFK from the coding sequence ATGAACTGGCTAAAGCAAAATTGGAAAAAAATGATGACATCTATTATTGGCGTTTTAGCAGTACTCGGGGCGATTTGGTATGCAATTTGGGGATTGAAAGACTATCAAGTAAACCCTGAAATCATCGCAAAGAGATATCAATATCAAACCAGTGCGATAAATATGAAGATGCAGCAGCAATCGGCCAATAGCTATAGCTTTACCTACACTAGTTTTGACGGTGCTAATGTAAATGGTCGCATTCAATACCCTGTAAATGTTCATGCCGATAGCAACGATAAGTATCCTGTATTAATTGGCATTCATGCGATGGGACGCAGTGAAAATCGCTGGTGGATGGACAGCTTTAAACAACGTCCAACACTAGAGCAAACTCACAAAATCACTGAGCAAGCGCTCGAAAGCGGCTATATAGTAATTGCTATCGACAGCCGAAATCACGGTAAACGAAAAGATGCAGCATATAGTATTATCGATATTATGGATGACATGCACTTTTGGGGTGAACGAGATCCCTATGAACAGATGGTTGTAGATACAGTAAAAGATTACCGCGTTTTACTCGATTGGATGGACAACCAATCGCAATTTGATAAAGAACAAACTCATGTGGCCGGCTATAGCATGGGTGCGCAAGTCTCGCTCTTATTAGCCAGCACAGACCAACGAATTGAGCATGTATTGTCGATAGTTCCGCCTTACCTCGACGACAAAACAGCCATTGTAGCGCCCAAAAATTTCGCTAGAGCAATCAATGTCGATACGCTATGGTTAGTGACAGCCAATGATGACGAATACGCGTCTAAATCAGAAAACCAAGAGTTGTTTGAAATGATTGCCATCGATGACAAAAAACACATCCAATTTGACGGCGGACATGTGTTACCAACAGGGTACTACAATCAATTATCAGGTTGGTTTAAATGA
- the rsgA gene encoding small ribosomal subunit biogenesis GTPase RsgA → MAKKTKLTKGQARRIKQNRAKKLNTKQDQTQWLDDELSAPIDGVVISRFGQHADIEDSSGDIFRCNIRRTITSLVCGDKVLWRKGKETKHTVSGVVEAVKDRSSTLARPDVYDGVKPIAANISQIIIVSSVLPAYNSDIIDRYLVACENTGIKPTILLNKVDLLDDELADIIEESLNIYRDIGYEIMFASSESGHGIDALKQKLADETSIFVGQSGVGKSTLTNALMPGLDLITKDVSENSGLGQHTTTVARLFHFPDGGDLIDSPGIREFGLWHLTPEQVFNGFVEFAEFLGDCKFRDCKHLNDPGCALQAAVQSGKIYEERLDSFHRIISSLDENTLTSRFN, encoded by the coding sequence GTGGCCAAAAAGACAAAACTGACAAAAGGGCAAGCGCGACGCATTAAGCAGAATCGTGCTAAGAAGCTCAATACCAAACAAGACCAGACGCAATGGTTAGACGACGAGCTTTCTGCACCGATTGACGGTGTGGTGATTAGCCGTTTTGGTCAGCATGCTGATATCGAAGATAGCAGTGGCGACATTTTTCGCTGCAACATCAGGCGCACTATCACCTCACTTGTTTGCGGCGATAAAGTCTTATGGCGAAAAGGAAAAGAAACAAAGCATACAGTAAGCGGTGTCGTTGAAGCGGTAAAAGATCGTAGTTCAACACTAGCAAGGCCCGATGTTTATGATGGCGTAAAACCCATTGCCGCCAATATCAGTCAAATCATTATCGTCTCTTCGGTACTACCAGCCTACAATAGCGACATTATTGACCGTTACCTTGTTGCATGTGAGAACACTGGCATCAAGCCAACTATTTTATTAAACAAAGTCGATTTATTAGATGACGAGCTCGCTGATATTATCGAAGAAAGTCTCAATATCTATCGCGATATAGGTTATGAGATTATGTTTGCCAGCAGTGAGTCTGGCCATGGTATTGACGCGCTGAAACAAAAATTAGCCGATGAGACCTCAATTTTTGTTGGTCAGTCGGGGGTAGGTAAATCAACGTTAACTAACGCTTTAATGCCGGGGTTGGATTTGATCACTAAAGATGTTTCGGAAAATTCTGGGCTTGGCCAACATACCACAACCGTTGCTCGTTTGTTTCACTTCCCAGATGGTGGCGACCTGATAGACTCACCTGGCATTCGAGAATTCGGCTTATGGCACCTAACACCAGAGCAAGTATTTAATGGCTTCGTTGAATTTGCAGAGTTTTTAGGGGACTGTAAGTTTAGAGATTGTAAGCACCTTAATGATCCAGGCTGCGCCCTACAAGCAGCGGTACAATCTGGTAAAATTTATGAAGAGCGTTTAGATAGTTTTCATCGTATAATTTCTAGCTTAGATGAAAATACGTTAACATCGCGCTTCAATTAA
- the asd gene encoding archaetidylserine decarboxylase (Phosphatidylserine decarboxylase is synthesized as a single chain precursor. Generation of the pyruvoyl active site from a Ser is coupled to cleavage of a Gly-Ser bond between the larger (beta) and smaller (alpha chains). It is an integral membrane protein.) codes for MSLDRVKIALQYAMPKHLISRLVGKLAAAEMGWLTTKAIESFIKAYGINMAEAKLKNASDFKTFNDFFTRELEEGARTIDQDASTLCYPVDGAISQQGDIVDGQLIQAKGFNYSLTSLLGGDEATAAPFVGGKFSCIYLAPKDYHRIHMPMKATLREMIYVPGELFSVNPLTAQNVPDLFARNERVVCIFDTEHGQMSMTLVGATIVASIETTWAGTITPPAGKDIFRWQYPAEGIGAITFEKGDEMGRFKLGSTVIATFEPNMVEFNTDAGPETVTRLGEHFADMVK; via the coding sequence ATGTCATTAGATAGAGTTAAAATTGCATTGCAATACGCAATGCCAAAGCATTTAATTTCACGCCTAGTAGGCAAGTTAGCTGCCGCTGAAATGGGCTGGTTAACGACCAAAGCCATTGAAAGCTTTATTAAAGCTTATGGCATCAACATGGCAGAGGCAAAACTGAAAAATGCGTCTGACTTCAAAACATTCAACGACTTTTTTACACGTGAGCTAGAAGAAGGTGCTCGTACAATCGATCAAGATGCAAGCACACTTTGTTACCCTGTCGACGGCGCTATCAGCCAACAAGGTGATATTGTTGATGGCCAATTAATTCAAGCAAAGGGCTTTAATTACAGCTTAACCAGTTTACTCGGTGGCGATGAAGCAACTGCAGCACCTTTTGTAGGTGGAAAGTTTTCGTGTATTTATTTAGCACCAAAAGATTATCACCGTATCCATATGCCGATGAAAGCAACGCTGCGTGAAATGATCTATGTACCAGGTGAACTATTTTCGGTGAATCCACTAACTGCTCAAAATGTGCCAGATTTATTCGCACGCAATGAACGCGTGGTGTGTATTTTTGATACCGAGCATGGCCAAATGTCAATGACATTAGTCGGCGCGACCATTGTCGCAAGTATCGAAACAACTTGGGCTGGCACGATTACACCACCCGCAGGTAAAGATATTTTTAGATGGCAATATCCGGCAGAAGGTATCGGCGCAATCACGTTCGAGAAAGGCGACGAAATGGGCCGATTTAAATTAGGCTCTACCGTTATTGCGACGTTTGAACCAAATATGGTCGAATTCAATACAGACGCTGGCCCAGAAACTGTGACACGCTTAGGCGAGCACTTCGCTGATATGGTTAAATAG
- a CDS encoding response regulator transcription factor, which produces MTNSALKVLIVEDNVAISKNIATFFEQKNLQLDFAYDGLQATSLALENFYDVVVLDVAMPKMDGLAVCQQLREKSQRHIPIIMLTARDTLDDKLKGFAQGADDYLTKPFALEELYVRVIALAQRHSLHKPKVLSLGTAQQRLSLDISTKQVIRAGHKIHLQPIPFSILHILMEAHPRAVTRSELCERIWGDDQTSSDALRSHLYQLRKALDKPFQQPLIKTLHGIGFSLDL; this is translated from the coding sequence ATGACCAATAGTGCGCTTAAAGTGCTCATCGTGGAAGATAATGTTGCGATAAGCAAAAATATCGCAACCTTCTTCGAGCAAAAAAATCTGCAACTAGATTTTGCCTACGATGGGCTTCAAGCTACAAGTCTTGCGCTCGAAAATTTCTATGATGTCGTTGTGTTGGATGTTGCGATGCCAAAGATGGATGGCCTAGCTGTTTGTCAGCAATTGCGCGAAAAATCGCAACGACATATACCCATCATAATGCTTACAGCTAGAGATACACTTGACGATAAGTTGAAAGGCTTTGCACAGGGTGCTGACGACTATCTAACGAAACCATTTGCACTGGAAGAGCTATATGTCAGGGTCATTGCGCTCGCGCAGCGGCACTCTTTGCATAAGCCGAAAGTACTATCACTTGGCACTGCGCAGCAAAGGCTCAGTTTAGATATCTCCACAAAACAGGTCATTAGAGCGGGACATAAAATCCATCTGCAACCTATTCCATTTAGCATTTTACATATTCTAATGGAAGCACACCCCAGAGCCGTTACTCGCAGTGAATTGTGCGAACGTATTTGGGGAGATGACCAAACCTCATCTGACGCACTGCGCTCTCACCTTTATCAATTAAGAAAAGCGTTAGATAAACCTTTCCAACAACCTTTAATTAAAACCTTGCACGGCATTGGATTTAGTTTAGATCTATAG
- the orn gene encoding oligoribonuclease, whose product MSKNDTNLIWLDLEMTGLEPAVDVILEIATIVTDSDLNVLAEGPVFAIHQSDEVLENMNEWCIETHGKSGLTQRCKDSTTDLASAMAETTAFVAQYVDKGKSPMCGNSIGQDRRFLNKYAPDFEDYFHYRNLDVSTIKELARRWKPEVLKAVKKTGTHLALDDIRESIEELKVYRELFFKL is encoded by the coding sequence ATGTCCAAGAATGATACGAATTTGATTTGGTTAGATCTGGAAATGACGGGTTTAGAACCGGCGGTTGATGTAATTTTGGAGATCGCAACAATCGTCACAGATAGCGACCTTAACGTGTTAGCAGAAGGGCCAGTGTTTGCTATTCATCAGAGCGATGAAGTGTTGGAAAACATGAACGAATGGTGCATTGAAACGCATGGTAAATCTGGCCTAACACAGCGTTGTAAAGACAGCACTACCGATTTAGCAAGTGCAATGGCCGAAACTACCGCTTTTGTTGCACAGTATGTTGATAAAGGAAAGTCGCCGATGTGCGGCAATAGTATTGGTCAAGATCGCCGTTTTCTAAACAAATATGCTCCAGACTTTGAAGATTATTTCCATTATCGCAATTTAGACGTGAGCACGATCAAAGAATTAGCGCGCCGTTGGAAGCCTGAAGTGTTGAAAGCGGTTAAGAAAACAGGCACCCACTTGGCACTTGATGATATTAGAGAGTCGATAGAAGAACTCAAAGTTTACAGAGAACTATTCTTCAAACTTTAA
- a CDS encoding BlaI/MecI/CopY family transcriptional regulator: MAREKNGTKPTEAELTLLNILWEIGPATVRQIHETLSKRQNTGYTTVLKILQIMHEKSLVNRDESNRAHVYSAAESQMITQSSLVKDLIRKAFGGSTSSLVQRAIDDNTTRQEINDIRSMLDEIEKRAN; encoded by the coding sequence ATGGCGAGAGAGAAAAACGGTACTAAGCCTACCGAGGCTGAGTTGACGTTACTAAATATTTTGTGGGAGATCGGTCCGGCGACTGTACGTCAGATTCATGAAACATTAAGTAAACGCCAAAACACTGGCTATACGACGGTATTAAAGATTTTACAAATTATGCACGAAAAATCGCTTGTTAACCGAGACGAAAGCAACCGTGCTCATGTATACTCTGCTGCAGAGAGCCAAATGATTACGCAATCTTCCCTAGTCAAGGATTTGATTCGCAAAGCATTTGGTGGATCTACGTCAAGTCTAGTTCAACGAGCTATTGACGATAATACGACGCGTCAAGAAATAAATGACATCCGCAGTATGTTGGATGAAATAGAAAAACGCGCAAACTAA
- a CDS encoding Spy/CpxP family protein refolding chaperone, with the protein MKKLIAAGIISGVALSGVALAKDDMKREFGGKQVMVKQMKRMAKMLDLTDDQKTEIKALMAAQKETMASYKEQMKTFKGKERELIQSDNFNEAAFLALQNEYQITLNQAALERARMKHKIWNVLNQEQREKWKNVSEKRAEFSRG; encoded by the coding sequence ATGAAGAAACTAATCGCTGCAGGTATCATCTCAGGTGTGGCTTTAAGCGGCGTTGCGCTAGCTAAAGACGATATGAAACGTGAATTTGGTGGCAAACAAGTCATGGTTAAGCAAATGAAGCGCATGGCAAAAATGCTTGATTTAACAGACGACCAAAAGACCGAAATAAAGGCGTTAATGGCCGCTCAAAAAGAAACAATGGCGAGCTACAAAGAGCAAATGAAAACGTTTAAAGGTAAGGAACGTGAGTTGATTCAAAGTGACAACTTTAATGAAGCCGCGTTTTTAGCGTTGCAAAATGAATATCAAATTACGTTGAACCAAGCGGCGTTAGAACGAGCGCGTATGAAACACAAAATCTGGAATGTGTTAAATCAAGAGCAACGTGAAAAATGGAAAAATGTTAGCGAAAAGCGCGCTGAGTTTAGCAGAGGGTAA